DNA sequence from the Gopherus evgoodei ecotype Sinaloan lineage unplaced genomic scaffold, rGopEvg1_v1.p scaffold_31_arrow_ctg1, whole genome shotgun sequence genome:
CAGATCTGAGGGCAATACTGGCACGAAGACACGGTCCCTATGGGGTGAGAGGCAGAGGCTGGTTATAaagcaaccccctccccccccccgcctggcactgggatgcagccacctctggggaaggGCGTAGGGGgatggttatacagggaccctcTCCTGGCACTGGGATACAGCCGCCTCTGGGGAAGGGCATagggggctggttatacagggaccctcgcctggcactgggatgcagccacctctggggaaggATGTAGGGGgatggttatacagggacccctgcctggcactgggatgcagccacctctggggaaggGCATAGGGGgatggttatacagggacccccgcctggcactgggatgcagccacctctggggaaggGCGTATGGGgatggttatacagggaccctcgcctggcactgggatgcagccacctctggggaaggGCGTAGGGGgatggttatacagggaccctcgcctggcactgggatgcagccacctctggggaaggGCATAGGGGGATGGTTATTCAGGGACCCCCGCCTGgcactgggatgcagccacctctggggaaggGCATAGGGGgatggttatacagggaccctcGCCCTGTGCTGGGAAGTAAAAGGCAATTGTACAGTTGCACCCCAGGTGGGACtccagggaggtgggggaggggagatgtccTGATCACCTGGGTTCCTGgcatgtgcgggggggggggtgggactgTGGGTGCCAGGGGccctccccagcctgctccttccctTGGCCTCCTGGCGGGTTATTTTTAGTGCTCGGCTCCTTGGCGCGCTCTGTTGCCTGTTGCTTGGAGACTGGAAGGTGGATGGGGGTGGGCTGGACGTATTTGCCGAGGCCCCGTGGCACCCAGTGTGTGCTTGGGGGGGCAGGAGACTGGAGGGACCCCCTCAGTGCtttggggtgcaaggctgggtgTTACCCCACATTCCTCCCGTTGCTGGTGCCCTCACCCTGGTTTGGAGTGGGGTGGGAGCTGCCTCCATCTCTgagctgtgtgtatgtgggggggggtcttctgtgctccacccctgctgcgggGGGGTTGGACTGGAGGGGGGGGTGAGATCATCGCCCTAATGGCTTCGTCTGCGGCTCTGCCCTTGCCCCCCCCTCGGCGCCCAGCCTCCATTACAGAGGCTCTGAATTATTGATGGGCTGTGAGCACCTGGGGTTTGGGAAACGGgaaaccgccccccccccggcctggctaggggtgggggggcagccgGGGCTGGGATGCTGGGCTGGGCCCCTTTACAAGGACACCCTCCTGCCACTGGGGGGTCAGCTTCCCACCCTCCAGCTGGGCTGCCTGGCCCTGACAGGGTTAATGAGGTGGGGGGTGCTGCCCAGCACTACCCCCgtgtgctgggggagctgggcaggttgaggggctggggctcccccTCATTATTTTGGGGGGCCAGTGGTATGTGGGAGATGCTGctggctcagccaatcaggggtGGGCCCATGGCATGCTGGGAAATGGCCTATTGGGGGGTTGAGGGGAGAGACCAGACCCCCGACCCCTGGGTGGGGGCTGAGCCTTATGCTAAACTCTGATCCTGGAGGTGCTGCCTCCTGCCAGggtgtgcggggagggagggagggcgtgGGTGGTGTAGGCTGGGGGGTTCGAGGGGAGAGGATGgcgggcagtgggaggagggggctggacaGGGGAGCTCCTCTGGGAGGTGCTGACCTCAGCCGCTTGCCCGCAGCACAGacacccctgaccccatctcACAGGGCTAGGGGGTTGGATTCTGCCCCGTGCGTGTGGGGCAAGCCCCcaggggtgcagggacctctcGTGAGCCCTGAAATGGGGGAGCTGCAGGTCGGGAGGGCGTGGCGGGGTGGTCCAGCCGGcctgtggccccagcctggaaGCAGCTTGGCGGGTCTCCCAGGCTCCTGGCGGCCAGCAGCTTCCTGTTCCCTCCCGGGGTGGGGATGACGCGCACACCTTGTGCCTACACCCCAGCACTTGGCATGGGTGGCATTAGCCCTTCACACCctgcttccctcccagagccaggagagaacccaggagtcctggctcctgtcATCTTGTTTTGAGGGGGGCCAGTTTGGGCATCTCTGGCCCCCTGTGTGAAGCAGACCTTAAAGGGCGGGTTCCCCACCCCGTGTTGGCTAACAgcccgcccctcccccctgcagggtTTGCCTTCCCCGACTGGGCCTACAAGCCCGAGTCGAGCCCCGGCTCGCGGCAGATCCAGCTGTGGCATTTCATCCTGGAGCTGCTGCGCAAGGAGGAATACCACGACGTGATCGCCTGGCAGGGCGACTACGGCGAGTTCGTCATCAAGGACCCCGACGAGGTGGCGCGGCTGTGGGGTGTCCGCAAGTGCAAGCCCCAGATGAACTACGACAAGCTGAGCCGGGCGCTGAGGTGAGCAGGGACACCCTGGGGgcggtggggaaactgaggcagggaaagagCACACCATTGGTCGGTGtctgagctggggatagaacccaggagtcctggctcccaggccctcaACCCCGCTCCCAGCTCTAACCTGGAATGGGATTTGGGGTGGTCTATGGGGGGCTAATAGTCCTGGCTCTCTCACCCCCACTCCAGGTACTACTACAACAAGCGGATCCTGCACAAAACCAAAGGGAAACGATTCACCTACAAGTTCAACTTCAACAAGTTGGTGCTGGTGAACTACCCCTTCATCGACATGGGCCTGGCAGGTGAGGGgcggcagtggggaaggggggcccatggcaggggaggggcggCAGCGGGGAAGGGGGCCTTCTGGGAAGGGTTGGGGAGAGGGCACCTCTTGAGGCCCGGGGACTTGGTGGAAAATAGCGGGGGCAGTGGGCGAGGGTAGGCCAGATGGGGGCATGGtggggggtgctgtgaggatggaTGGGGGGATGAAGGCAGTTGGCGGGGGGCAAAGGGTGGGTGTGGACGGTGGGAGAGGGTTGGTTGAATTTGGGGGGACTatggaggtgggaagggatggggctggactgtgggtgggatgggggcTGGTAATTgggtgggttggggctggggggccaggcaggcagcaggggtccccctcacccctctcctTTTGTGGCAGGCGGCCCTGTGCCCCAGAGTGCCCCGCCGGtgccctcaggcagctcccactTCCGCTTCCCGCCCTCCACGCCGGATGTGCTCTCGCCCGGGGCGGAGGAGCTGCGCTCGCCGGGCGTCTTCTCGGCTGTGGCCCGGCGCCTCGCCCGCGGCTCGGTCAGCGACTGCAGTGACGCCACCTCGGCCACCTCGGAGCTGGAGGAGCCGCTGGGCGAGGAGGGGCGCCGGGGCGGGGGGCCGGGCGAAGGGGGTGGCTTCCGTGggccccccctgcctgcccacccccgGCTGGCCCACGACAGCCTCTTCCGTGCCTACCCCCGGCCCCGCGGGCCCGAGCCTCTCAGCCCCTTCCCGGTGTCCCCCATGGCtggccctggagccctgctgcccccccagctctcgcccgccctgcccctcaccccctcccacatgaACTACACCCCCTCACCCACCCTGAGCCCCATGTACCCCGGCGGCTCCCACTTCTCCTTCAACCCCGAGGACATGAAGCGCTACCTGCAGGCGCACACCCAGAGCGTCTACAATTACCACCTCAGCCCCCGGGCTTTCCTCCATTACCCCCACATCCTcgtgccccagccccagcgccccGAGAAGCCGCCCCTGCCCGAggagccccccgcccccttcaAATTCAAGCTGCAACCTCCCCCGCTGGGCCGGCGGAACCGGGACAAGGCACCGGCGCCCCCCGGTGAAGGGGCTGCCCCGGAGCCCCGGCTGCCCTGCATCAAGGTGGAGCCCGTCTCAGAGGGGGagtcggaggaggaggaggtgacgGTGGAGGTGACGGATGTCAGCGAGGAAGACGAGGAGGTGTTCAaggctccccccgccccggccccccgGCAGTGCGAGGAGAGCGGCCAGTGCATCCCCCTTAAGCTGCGTTTTAAGCGGCGCTGGAGTGAGGACCAGCGGCTGGAGGCGGGTGGGGGGGGCGGCCCCGAAGAGGCGGATGACAAGAAGGTGAAGGGGGAGCGGGAGGGTGGGGGCGCCCCAGCCGGAGGTGGGCGGCGTGTCAGCACCGACCTGCCTCATGCCACGGCCCAGCTCTCGCTGGAGAACAAGGACTCGTAGAGCCAGTGCCGGCGCccccgggggggctggggggccgtCTTCTGCCTTAACTCAGAGATTTTAACCCTCCTCTGGGCTGCCACCTCTCCGGGATCTTGTACGTTGAAATGGGGTAGGGCGCTCAGCTGTTTTTACttcaatatacatatatatatatttttggggGGATGATTTTAAATCTGGGGGCAGCTTTCCCTTCAGGGTCTCTGGTTTTTAAAGAGGGGGTGACCCTGGGAATTTATATcatgtagaatttttttaaccttttcccaCCCCCGAATCCCCTCGTTTATATCCCGTCGCTGccttgttgggggaggggggtgttttcATCTTAAGGGGGGATGTTGAGGGATCTCAATGTCCCTTGCCCCTCGTGTGGGGGAAACGGGCTTTAAAGCACAATAAACTCTCTTTAATCCCTGTCTGGCTGGATCAGAAATGGAAGCCATTCCTGCAGCACCCTCATGTtattgggggctggggggacataagaacggcctgacagggtcagaccaaaggtccatctagcccagtgtcctgggggagagaggatgccattttgtgcCCCCTGTTGCCTACAGACCtagcttctccccttccctccagcttAGATTGGTCTGTATGAGGCTGTATGGCCCCTTCTTTTATGGGGGGGGCAGTCTGGCATTTGGGGGCCTGCAGGTTGCTTGGGGTGCCCGAGATGGCTTTAGATAACCAAAAATGAGAGGGGTTtgtgcagctgcagccctgagccaccccaggggagctggggggtacCTCAAGTGCCTGTTGAAGTACTgtctgtggggggtgggaggagtagGCACCCCATGTCCCCCCCCATGGGGTAGGACCTGAACTGACATTTCCCCCACTTCCCAATACCTGCAAGGACCCCAGGAGCTATTCCCCTGCTTCCCTGTAGtgacaagggggggggggggaagctagGGCGTCTCATGAGGTGGACTGGGCCCTGGGTGATTGGGGGGGGTGCGGCTGGTACATGATGGGAGCTGGGTCCCCCCCAGTtgtccggggggggcagggcttggaGGCCTGCtctgagggtggggggcagatgccagtctgggctcccagttcgaggggctgggggggacgggGGAAGCCTTATGGAAATTCCTGtacagcgggggcggggggcgctcGGGTTTGAATGTATCAAAATAACCAATAAAAGGTGGAAACTTGGTGGGTTTTTGCTTCTTTTTGTAACAGCACCGCAGGGGGGGCGGCCCCCCCGGGCGGGCTGGGGAGCGGCTCTTAGACCCCGCGCTGCTGGCCGGGCCGGGCAGGgggcctgcagccctgccccaccccccacccagggGCACGGATACGGGCCCTTCCCCCAACTCCCAGTCCcgggggagcccggacgcctgggttccgaGCCTGGCGGGGGGCGGGGCATTGTCCGATGGTTTTACCCGCGGGCTGGAGCGGGGGCGGGGTTCTTCGGCTGGCGGTTGAGGAAACTACA
Encoded proteins:
- the ERF gene encoding ETS domain-containing transcription factor ERF, which encodes MKTPADAGFAFPDWAYKPESSPGSRQIQLWHFILELLRKEEYHDVIAWQGDYGEFVIKDPDEVARLWGVRKCKPQMNYDKLSRALRYYYNKRILHKTKGKRFTYKFNFNKLVLVNYPFIDMGLAGGPVPQSAPPVPSGSSHFRFPPSTPDVLSPGAEELRSPGVFSAVARRLARGSVSDCSDATSATSELEEPLGEEGRRGGGPGEGGGFRGPPLPAHPRLAHDSLFRAYPRPRGPEPLSPFPVSPMAGPGALLPPQLSPALPLTPSHMNYTPSPTLSPMYPGGSHFSFNPEDMKRYLQAHTQSVYNYHLSPRAFLHYPHILVPQPQRPEKPPLPEEPPAPFKFKLQPPPLGRRNRDKAPAPPGEGAAPEPRLPCIKVEPVSEGESEEEEVTVEVTDVSEEDEEVFKAPPAPAPRQCEESGQCIPLKLRFKRRWSEDQRLEAGGGGGPEEADDKKVKGEREGGGAPAGGGRRVSTDLPHATAQLSLENKDS